In Paenibacillus sp. G2S3, a single window of DNA contains:
- a CDS encoding thymidine kinase has protein sequence MAQLFFKYGAMNSGKSIEILKVAHNYEEQGKSVLIFTPSIDDRDEVGFISSRIGLRKQAIPIDENTDIYNIVSSHQPKPHCVLIDECQFLSKDCILQLVRIVDELGIPVMAFGLKNDFQNQLFEGSKYMLIYADKIEEMKTICWFCERKATMALRVENGKPVYSGKQIQIGGNEAYYPVCRKCHKNPPL, from the coding sequence AGATACTCAAGGTTGCGCATAATTATGAAGAGCAAGGGAAATCGGTGCTCATTTTCACTCCATCCATAGACGATCGGGACGAAGTTGGTTTTATCTCCTCCCGTATTGGGCTGCGGAAACAGGCAATACCTATTGACGAGAATACCGATATTTATAATATTGTTAGCAGCCACCAGCCCAAACCCCACTGTGTACTAATTGATGAATGTCAATTTCTAAGCAAGGACTGCATTCTCCAGCTTGTACGGATTGTAGATGAACTAGGCATTCCCGTTATGGCGTTTGGACTTAAAAATGATTTCCAGAACCAGCTATTTGAAGGCAGCAAATACATGCTGATTTACGCTGATAAAATCGAGGAAATGAAGACCATTTGCTGGTTCTGCGAGCGTAAAGCAACGATGGCTCTAAGAGTAGAAAATGGTAAGCCTGTATACAGCGGTAAGCAAATCCAAATTGGCGGCAATGAAGCCTACTATCCAGTATGCCGTAAATGTCACAAGAATCCTCCACTGTAA
- a CDS encoding LysR family transcriptional regulator, translating into MNLEQCENIVEVAKIGSLTKAAQNRHITLSAISQSITLLEAELGVTLFIRSRGQRAVPTAEGQAIISKANEVLIKVNELKAEAQIYSDTLSGHLKIATIPGPMHLIVKVISGFKADFPNVKIEIFEKGPKEILDNVLQDEMDIGLMVSPEGLLEKHKGVVFEELMEGKIVVGVHPQSPLALNTIITPEQLVGQTLVLYDDHYIQDFVERYLLKVGPMNILFTSNNTRAIDNAVASGLAITIGMDYSFLKTFEGSQKIMKTIELRSPDHNTPGSIVSASKQGSKTVRRFINRLKHEFEEGIRRS; encoded by the coding sequence ATGAATTTAGAGCAATGCGAGAATATCGTTGAAGTCGCAAAGATTGGTTCACTAACCAAAGCTGCTCAGAATCGTCATATCACCCTGTCTGCCATAAGCCAGTCCATAACACTGCTGGAGGCTGAGCTTGGAGTTACTTTGTTCATTCGTTCGCGAGGCCAACGAGCAGTTCCCACAGCAGAGGGACAAGCTATTATCAGCAAAGCAAATGAAGTCCTGATAAAAGTAAATGAATTAAAAGCTGAAGCACAGATCTACAGCGATACGTTAAGTGGTCATTTGAAGATTGCTACGATTCCGGGACCCATGCATCTAATAGTGAAGGTCATATCTGGTTTTAAGGCGGATTTTCCAAATGTGAAAATTGAGATTTTTGAAAAGGGACCTAAAGAAATTCTGGATAATGTGCTTCAGGATGAAATGGATATCGGACTGATGGTCTCGCCAGAGGGCTTATTAGAGAAACATAAAGGGGTCGTATTCGAGGAATTAATGGAAGGTAAGATTGTTGTAGGCGTCCATCCTCAATCACCACTAGCTTTAAATACAATAATTACGCCCGAACAGTTAGTAGGTCAGACATTGGTTTTATACGATGATCATTACATACAGGACTTTGTGGAGCGTTATTTACTGAAAGTTGGGCCGATGAATATTCTTTTTACAAGCAATAACACCCGTGCCATTGACAATGCAGTTGCGTCAGGACTCGCGATCACGATTGGGATGGATTATTCTTTTTTAAAAACATTTGAGGGTTCTCAGAAGATCATGAAGACGATCGAGCTACGATCACCAGATCACAATACTCCGGGTTCCATTGTTTCAGCTTCTAAACAAGGATCGAAAACGGTCAGAAGATTTATCAACAGGCTTAAACATGAATTTGAGGAGGGGATTAGAAGAAGTTAA
- a CDS encoding DinB family protein, whose amino-acid sequence MGRRLESNEYLSELSKYVDLVPVEGDISAIFREQTDEICSFISNLTEEQGDHRYAPDKWSIKQMVGHLADTGRIMSYRLLRVARGDTTPLAGFDEKDYVPTANFEAHTLEKLLAHYKLVRESTQALLDTLPEDAWTRKGTVNNATISTRAVACVMIGHDQHHFNILKERYLV is encoded by the coding sequence ATGGGTCGACGGCTGGAAAGTAATGAGTATTTGAGTGAATTATCAAAGTATGTCGATTTAGTGCCAGTTGAAGGGGACATTAGTGCTATTTTTAGAGAGCAGACGGATGAGATTTGTAGTTTTATTTCGAACCTTACGGAAGAGCAAGGAGACCATCGTTACGCTCCTGACAAATGGAGTATAAAGCAAATGGTCGGCCATCTGGCGGATACTGGAAGAATTATGTCTTATCGTTTATTGCGCGTGGCAAGAGGAGATACGACTCCGCTGGCGGGCTTTGATGAAAAGGACTATGTGCCTACCGCAAATTTTGAAGCGCACACTCTAGAAAAACTACTGGCTCATTACAAGCTTGTCCGAGAGTCAACGCAAGCTCTTTTGGACACTTTGCCGGAAGATGCATGGACTCGAAAGGGAACGGTTAACAATGCAACCATCTCCACGAGAGCAGTGGCCTGCGTAATGATTGGGCATGACCAGCATCATTTTAACATTCTTAAAGAAAGATATCTTGTTTAA
- a CDS encoding SDR family oxidoreductase produces MTDKRVAVITGGASGIGKQTAIKFASKGDQVVVADFNQQLGEETVAQIIKDGGEAIFVKTDVSKYEEVEALVEKTVSRYGRIDVMFNNAGIGRVTPVLDQDLKDYHSVINVNQHGVAHGIIAAGKKMRELGIKGVIINTASVFGFLASPGTFAYHASKGAVIMMTKSAALEMSVHGIRVLAVAPGAVDTPIIQGYKDQGMVDQMKSKVMGNKLTLPEQVADTVYLLSLPEASAINGSVVMADEGYASFK; encoded by the coding sequence ATGACAGACAAAAGAGTAGCCGTAATTACAGGTGGAGCCAGTGGAATCGGGAAACAAACCGCAATTAAATTTGCAAGTAAAGGTGATCAAGTAGTCGTTGCCGATTTCAATCAACAATTAGGTGAAGAAACGGTCGCACAGATTATCAAGGATGGTGGCGAAGCTATTTTCGTCAAAACGGATGTTTCAAAATACGAAGAGGTAGAAGCACTGGTTGAGAAAACCGTTTCCAGATATGGAAGAATTGATGTTATGTTCAACAATGCCGGGATCGGCCGCGTCACTCCTGTACTAGACCAAGACCTTAAGGATTATCATAGTGTTATTAATGTCAATCAGCATGGTGTTGCCCACGGTATTATCGCAGCAGGTAAAAAAATGCGTGAGCTCGGCATCAAAGGGGTCATCATCAATACAGCTTCTGTATTTGGATTCCTAGCTTCCCCAGGTACATTCGCATATCACGCTTCCAAAGGTGCGGTCATTATGATGACTAAATCCGCAGCACTTGAAATGTCCGTTCATGGCATCCGCGTGCTTGCCGTTGCTCCAGGCGCTGTAGATACGCCAATTATCCAAGGATATAAAGATCAAGGAATGGTCGACCAGATGAAGAGCAAAGTAATGGGTAACAAATTAACATTGCCTGAACAAGTTGCAGACACTGTATACTTGCTCTCCTTACCAGAAGCTAGTGCAATTAACGGTAGTGTTGTAATGGCGGATGAAGGTTATGCTTCATTTAAATAA
- a CDS encoding MazG nucleotide pyrophosphohydrolase domain-containing protein produces MNTSEFQQYVKKFSETKGFDTSSIEQRMLYLMTEVGELSKEVLSVSFDPGAEKKENLGFEMYDVVWNIFDLANKLDIDLDQAFKRKLEINEQRTWE; encoded by the coding sequence ATGAATACATCAGAGTTTCAACAGTATGTGAAGAAGTTCAGTGAAACTAAAGGTTTTGACACCAGTAGCATTGAGCAGCGAATGCTGTACTTAATGACTGAAGTTGGGGAGTTGTCCAAAGAGGTGCTATCCGTATCCTTTGACCCCGGTGCAGAGAAAAAAGAAAATTTGGGATTTGAGATGTACGACGTGGTGTGGAATATTTTTGATCTAGCCAATAAGCTGGATATTGATCTGGATCAGGCATTTAAACGTAAGCTGGAAATCAATGAACAGAGAACATGGGAGTAA
- a CDS encoding ABC transporter ATP-binding protein produces the protein MSKETLVIEHLNKVFAAPAGDVIALSNIQLKVNKGELITIIGPSGCGKSTLLKIVAGLDTSYSGTVLLNGKQIDGPSIEKGFIFQEPRLFPWLTVEHNIAANLSLKDPEVRKKVDELIELVRLKGFEKSYPRELSGGMAQRVSIARALLRNPDVLLLDEPFGALDAFTRSHLQEVLLDIWQSNKTTMLFVTHDLDEAVFLAERVVIMNPRPGHIRNILPIDLPFPRKRSSTSFQELRRLVLSEFEKVEEPAIDVGAGI, from the coding sequence GTGTCTAAAGAAACGCTGGTTATCGAACATTTGAACAAAGTATTCGCTGCTCCTGCGGGTGATGTTATTGCTTTAAGTAATATTCAGCTGAAGGTGAACAAGGGCGAATTGATTACGATTATTGGCCCCAGCGGCTGTGGAAAGAGCACTCTGCTAAAAATTGTGGCAGGACTGGATACAAGCTATAGCGGTACGGTTCTACTGAATGGTAAGCAGATTGACGGTCCGAGTATTGAGAAGGGATTTATTTTTCAAGAGCCAAGACTCTTTCCATGGTTAACAGTGGAGCATAATATTGCAGCGAATTTATCCCTTAAAGACCCGGAGGTTCGCAAAAAAGTGGATGAACTGATTGAACTCGTACGCTTAAAGGGCTTTGAGAAATCCTATCCACGTGAGTTGTCAGGTGGGATGGCACAACGGGTATCTATTGCTAGGGCGTTGCTCCGTAATCCGGATGTATTACTGCTCGATGAACCTTTTGGTGCCCTAGACGCTTTTACTAGATCACATCTGCAAGAGGTGCTTCTTGATATATGGCAGAGCAATAAGACGACTATGTTATTTGTAACTCATGATCTGGATGAAGCTGTATTCCTGGCAGAGCGGGTAGTCATTATGAATCCTCGACCTGGACATATTCGCAATATTCTTCCTATCGATTTACCGTTTCCGCGAAAAAGATCCAGTACTTCATTCCAAGAGCTACGTCGACTGGTTCTGAGTGAATTTGAGAAGGTAGAAGAACCGGCAATCGATGTTGGAGCTGGTATCTAG
- a CDS encoding LLM class flavin-dependent oxidoreductase: MGTRQDQLHLGAFIYYSGHHHYGWRHPESGADQIFKYKFYRELAKTAERGKFDMMFLADLLYVMGADQAASGMLDPLTLLSALSTETEKLGLTATVSTTYNEPYNVARKFASLDHISEGRAGWNIVTSQLDVEAYNYGKPEHPEHGLRYKMAREFVEVATLLWDSWEDDSLIVNREEGQFADATKIKEVEYTGEWYSTKGTLNVPRSPQGYPVLIQAGSSGPGQDFAASFGEVIFTAQQSLEAAKTFYESVNSKLADYGRERGSLKIMPGLSPIIGATEEEAQRKYKELQELIPPAAVVGMLSGMLKFDLSEYPVDGQLPDIPDPVEASNGMKSRVQLIMDMARKDKLSILELGRRLLGARGHMQFVGTYEQLADLMQLWFEEYGCDGFNIMPPVLPGNLDEFVDHVVPILQARGLFRTEYTGSTLREHLGLERPGIRHFQNRRVAETVTK, translated from the coding sequence ATGGGAACTAGACAAGATCAGCTGCATTTAGGTGCATTTATTTATTATTCAGGTCATCATCATTATGGCTGGCGCCATCCGGAATCAGGAGCAGATCAAATCTTCAAATATAAATTTTATCGCGAATTGGCAAAGACTGCCGAGCGCGGGAAGTTCGATATGATGTTTCTAGCGGATTTGTTATACGTGATGGGTGCGGATCAAGCAGCTTCGGGGATGCTGGACCCATTGACCCTGTTGTCAGCTCTTTCGACAGAAACAGAAAAACTCGGATTAACGGCTACCGTATCAACCACCTATAACGAACCTTATAATGTAGCCCGTAAATTTGCCTCATTAGATCATATTAGTGAAGGTCGAGCAGGCTGGAACATTGTTACTTCTCAACTCGATGTGGAGGCTTATAACTATGGGAAGCCGGAGCATCCAGAGCATGGCCTTCGTTATAAAATGGCACGGGAATTTGTTGAGGTTGCAACGCTTCTCTGGGATAGTTGGGAAGATGACTCTCTGATCGTTAACCGCGAGGAGGGGCAATTTGCTGATGCTACGAAGATCAAAGAGGTGGAATACACAGGGGAGTGGTATTCTACGAAAGGAACCCTCAATGTTCCTCGTTCACCTCAAGGGTATCCTGTACTCATTCAAGCCGGTTCTTCTGGTCCAGGCCAAGATTTCGCAGCTAGTTTTGGTGAGGTGATCTTTACGGCACAGCAGTCGCTTGAAGCAGCCAAGACTTTCTATGAAAGCGTCAATTCCAAACTAGCAGATTACGGCCGTGAACGTGGTAGCTTAAAAATTATGCCTGGCTTGTCTCCGATCATCGGAGCGACCGAAGAGGAAGCACAGCGTAAATATAAGGAACTGCAGGAACTCATTCCTCCTGCTGCAGTTGTTGGTATGCTGTCTGGGATGTTGAAATTTGATCTGTCCGAATATCCAGTGGATGGCCAGCTGCCTGACATTCCTGATCCAGTTGAAGCATCAAATGGAATGAAAAGCCGGGTTCAGCTGATTATGGATATGGCTCGTAAGGACAAATTATCCATTCTAGAATTAGGACGCCGTCTGCTCGGTGCACGAGGACATATGCAGTTTGTTGGAACTTACGAACAATTAGCTGACCTTATGCAATTGTGGTTCGAAGAGTATGGCTGCGATGGATTTAACATTATGCCACCCGTACTGCCAGGCAATTTGGATGAATTCGTAGATCATGTTGTGCCTATTCTGCAAGCACGTGGTTTGTTCCGTACGGAGTATACAGGCAGTACCCTTCGTGAACATCTAGGACTGGAGCGTCCGGGTATCCGTCATTTCCAGAATCGAAGAGTGGCTGAAACTGTGACAAAATAA
- a CDS encoding LytTR family DNA-binding domain-containing protein codes for MRVLQKDGSSSDILEEEILYFSNYKNTIFVHTKEGEFILPTTLSDLSVAYEGKGFERLDRSNVVNINNIEGYDPERKIVCFNQGTQFTTVSESNEPRLKKYLSTQKKDSD; via the coding sequence ATGCGTGTCTTACAGAAAGACGGTTCCTCTAGTGATATTCTAGAGGAAGAAATATTGTATTTCTCGAATTATAAGAATACAATATTCGTCCATACGAAAGAAGGCGAATTTATTCTCCCCACCACGCTCTCTGATCTTTCCGTAGCGTATGAGGGTAAGGGATTCGAACGCCTTGACCGCAGCAACGTCGTTAATATCAACAACATAGAAGGCTATGATCCCGAGCGAAAGATTGTATGCTTTAATCAAGGTACGCAGTTCACTACCGTTTCGGAATCCAATGAACCACGCCTAAAGAAGTACTTATCTACTCAAAAGAAAGACTCTGATTAA
- the sda gene encoding sporulation histidine kinase inhibitor Sda, whose amino-acid sequence MNYYFHPSPRPSSLESISDEELLNIYKLALEAQALPDFIEIVREILDSRDLIQTEKS is encoded by the coding sequence ATGAATTACTATTTTCATCCCTCACCACGCCCCTCATCTCTTGAATCGATATCTGATGAAGAATTACTTAACATCTATAAATTAGCGCTTGAGGCACAAGCTTTACCAGATTTCATAGAGATTGTTAGAGAGATTTTAGACAGTAGAGATCTCATACAAACTGAAAAATCATAA
- a CDS encoding ABC transporter permease produces MSEHTSSTKIERQGDVLRWIPKKLHGWIVPLALVAIWEVAAALHLVSATTLPAPSSIIAQFFSLIANGELFRHLGISAYRAGFGFLLGSATGLLLGLSTGLGKLVERTLDPSLQMLRTIPLLALIPLFILWFGVGEFSKILMISLGAFFPVYLNTFLGIRNVDIKLVEVSRIFQYTRWQLLSKMIIPAAMPNILLGIRLSLGASWLVLVVAEMMGTSAGIGYMIQDARAYSQTDIVFVGISIFAVIGKLSDSAIRLLERRWLHWRDTFKG; encoded by the coding sequence ATGAGCGAACATACATCGAGCACTAAAATAGAGCGTCAGGGCGATGTGTTAAGGTGGATTCCGAAAAAACTTCATGGCTGGATTGTACCTCTAGCGTTAGTGGCCATTTGGGAAGTGGCAGCGGCACTCCATCTTGTCTCTGCGACGACTTTGCCGGCTCCGTCTAGCATTATTGCTCAGTTCTTCTCTTTAATTGCGAATGGTGAGTTATTTAGACATTTGGGGATTAGTGCTTATCGTGCAGGATTTGGTTTTTTGCTGGGATCTGCTACTGGCCTGTTGCTAGGTTTATCTACAGGACTTGGGAAATTAGTAGAGCGTACACTGGATCCATCTTTACAGATGCTTCGAACGATTCCATTACTTGCTCTTATTCCATTATTCATTTTGTGGTTTGGTGTGGGTGAGTTTTCCAAAATATTAATGATTTCATTAGGTGCATTTTTTCCAGTTTACCTGAACACCTTCCTAGGAATTCGCAATGTTGATATCAAGCTTGTTGAAGTATCCCGTATTTTCCAATACACAAGATGGCAGCTGCTCAGCAAAATGATTATTCCGGCCGCAATGCCTAATATTCTACTTGGCATTCGGTTATCGCTTGGTGCATCGTGGCTTGTACTTGTCGTTGCGGAGATGATGGGAACTAGTGCGGGTATAGGCTATATGATTCAGGATGCCAGAGCTTATTCGCAAACAGATATTGTATTCGTTGGGATTTCAATCTTTGCCGTAATAGGAAAACTCTCGGACTCAGCCATTCGCCTGCTCGAGAGAAGATGGCTTCATTGGCGGGATACATTCAAAGGTTAA
- a CDS encoding ABC transporter permease, with protein MQFSAEKAVISPLIQKKNPAKRRGLSIQTTNILLGLILPVAIVLIWEIAGAMGKLNPILLPRPSEIWLELVSLTASGELARHLGISAWRALLGFLLGGGLGLAAGLWVGFSYKTERLLDPSLQMLRTLPHLAIAPLFILWFGFGETSKILLIAKGSFFPLYVNTFLGIRSVDDKLFDVGRVLQFSKWQMVSKLIIPASLPNIFLGIRLSVGIAWLGLVVAEMMGSSSGVGYLINDARSFSLTTVVFVGIIVFAVVGKLSDSLVKLLESRLLRWQDSYKGDKGS; from the coding sequence ATGCAATTCAGTGCTGAAAAAGCTGTGATCTCACCACTTATACAAAAGAAGAATCCGGCAAAGAGGCGCGGTCTTTCTATCCAAACCACGAATATATTGCTTGGGCTTATTTTGCCGGTTGCTATAGTCCTTATCTGGGAAATAGCCGGAGCGATGGGAAAGCTGAATCCCATATTGCTGCCAAGGCCTAGTGAAATCTGGTTGGAACTGGTCAGCCTGACCGCATCTGGTGAACTGGCACGACATTTGGGCATATCTGCTTGGCGTGCACTGCTTGGTTTCCTGCTTGGAGGAGGGCTTGGCTTAGCAGCTGGACTGTGGGTAGGCTTTTCATACAAAACAGAACGTTTGCTGGATCCGTCGCTGCAGATGCTGCGTACACTACCCCATTTGGCAATTGCGCCGCTATTTATTTTATGGTTCGGATTCGGTGAAACCTCAAAAATACTATTGATCGCTAAAGGCTCATTTTTTCCATTATATGTGAACACATTTCTAGGGATCCGCTCAGTGGATGACAAGCTGTTTGATGTTGGGAGAGTCCTGCAATTCAGTAAATGGCAGATGGTTAGTAAGTTAATTATTCCAGCCTCACTGCCGAACATCTTTTTAGGCATTCGCTTGTCTGTGGGAATCGCTTGGCTTGGGCTTGTTGTAGCGGAAATGATGGGCTCTAGCTCAGGTGTCGGCTATCTTATCAATGATGCGCGATCGTTTTCTTTGACTACAGTGGTGTTTGTTGGAATCATCGTGTTTGCTGTAGTTGGAAAGCTGTCAGACTCACTCGTTAAGCTGTTGGAATCTAGGTTGCTGAGGTGGCAGGACAGTTATAAAGGAGATAAAGGATCATGA
- a CDS encoding aliphatic sulfonate ABC transporter substrate-binding protein, translated as MKLFRNLLLVMLVLTVFATGCASNEKSAAKNDANKYEGVTIKIGVQGSGGLFGKAREEKWYEQEFDKLGVKVEWTEFQSGPPMTEAIASNKLDIATLGNMPIIAAQAAGIPIKIISQVLEGTNNVALLVPSSSTAQKLEDLKGKKIAVTKGSNAYNFLYRGIEESGLKDTDFEVIQLQPDEAQPAFESGGVDAWATWDPYITLNALTGKGKVLTDGKQLGVLSPSFVISRSAFAEKYPELVTLYLKVTNKAIAWEKDNRAEATERYAAERNIPAAVIEGTFERAQMINIATSDAIVEEMQKTADFQYKIKNIRKEIKVSKITDNQFIEAALKEPLK; from the coding sequence ATGAAATTATTTCGCAATTTATTACTTGTTATGCTTGTCTTGACCGTATTTGCAACGGGTTGCGCTTCTAATGAGAAGAGTGCGGCTAAGAACGACGCCAACAAATATGAAGGTGTAACCATTAAGATTGGCGTGCAGGGCAGCGGAGGATTGTTTGGCAAAGCCCGTGAGGAAAAATGGTATGAGCAAGAGTTTGATAAGCTGGGCGTCAAAGTAGAATGGACGGAGTTCCAGAGTGGACCTCCAATGACTGAGGCGATTGCTTCTAATAAGCTGGACATAGCGACTCTTGGTAATATGCCAATCATTGCAGCGCAAGCTGCGGGTATCCCCATCAAGATCATCTCACAAGTATTAGAAGGAACGAATAACGTTGCTCTTCTTGTGCCTAGCAGCAGTACTGCTCAGAAATTAGAGGATTTGAAAGGGAAGAAGATAGCTGTTACAAAAGGCAGCAATGCATACAACTTCCTTTATCGCGGTATTGAGGAATCAGGACTTAAAGATACGGATTTTGAAGTGATTCAGCTACAGCCTGATGAAGCACAACCCGCGTTTGAATCAGGTGGGGTGGATGCATGGGCTACATGGGATCCATATATTACTTTAAATGCATTGACCGGTAAAGGGAAAGTATTGACTGACGGGAAGCAATTGGGCGTTTTATCTCCTTCTTTTGTAATATCCCGTTCAGCGTTTGCAGAGAAATATCCTGAACTAGTTACTCTATATTTAAAGGTCACTAACAAAGCTATTGCCTGGGAAAAAGATAACCGCGCTGAAGCGACGGAAAGATATGCTGCTGAACGGAACATTCCGGCGGCAGTTATAGAAGGAACGTTTGAACGTGCGCAAATGATTAACATCGCAACAAGTGATGCTATTGTCGAAGAAATGCAGAAGACGGCTGATTTTCAATATAAAATCAAGAACATTCGTAAAGAAATTAAAGTTTCCAAAATAACAGATAATCAGTTTATCGAAGCAGCACTGAAGGAACCTTTGAAATAA
- a CDS encoding helix-turn-helix transcriptional regulator yields MNDFENYPDELGNFIRHIRKTRGLTLRGLEEKSGISYSQLSKIERGESIPLKDNLDKIIEALGTDLKNRMYHLADYMPDIEYIKTLKHGYELPQLKQSQDYIYETAFNKLKEFRAKEGKETSYVSFDSNEVIVYETEYGAGMVIEKIEKYNLTDVLNDKFEGCLDSLRKSPRKGRQAFLFGEWLRECVYELKEEEQDQVIQALKEFTQFKVQQIKGAYK; encoded by the coding sequence ATGAATGATTTTGAGAACTATCCCGATGAGCTGGGTAATTTCATTCGGCACATCAGAAAGACGAGAGGGTTAACCTTAAGAGGACTGGAAGAAAAGAGCGGCATAAGTTACTCACAGCTTAGCAAGATCGAACGTGGAGAGAGCATTCCGCTAAAAGACAATCTGGACAAGATCATCGAAGCACTTGGAACAGATCTGAAGAATCGGATGTATCATTTGGCAGACTATATGCCAGATATTGAATATATCAAGACCTTAAAGCATGGTTATGAGCTGCCACAGCTTAAACAATCTCAGGACTACATTTATGAGACGGCATTTAACAAGCTTAAGGAATTCAGGGCAAAGGAAGGTAAAGAAACATCTTACGTTTCCTTTGATTCTAATGAAGTCATAGTTTATGAAACGGAATATGGGGCAGGAATGGTAATAGAGAAGATTGAGAAATACAATCTTACCGACGTCCTGAACGATAAGTTTGAGGGTTGCCTCGACTCCTTAAGAAAGAGCCCTCGGAAAGGGCGTCAAGCCTTTCTATTTGGCGAGTGGTTACGGGAGTGCGTTTATGAGCTGAAGGAAGAAGAACAGGATCAGGTCATACAAGCGCTCAAAGAATTTACGCAGTTTAAAGTACAACAGATAAAGGGTGCTTATAAATAA
- a CDS encoding cyclic lactone autoinducer peptide — protein sequence MKKTLARYASNTLAASAHVFATILKPLLHSPEIPKELRK from the coding sequence ATGAAGAAAACTCTAGCTCGATATGCTTCTAACACGCTTGCTGCTTCTGCTCATGTTTTTGCAACAATTTTAAAACCATTACTGCACAGCCCTGAGATTCCAAAAGAACTGCGCAAGTAA